The sequence TATTATTGTAAATGGGGAGATGAAATCTGCGGCCATGGCGGAACAAGACGCTATCGAGAAGCTGGTGGAAGCCAAGCTGGTACAAGCCAAGCTAACATCTGAAAACAATACAAAACTTGCCGGCACAGCTACGACTACCATGATCATTCTCTTGGGGCTTGGCGTAATCATCGCTGTAGGGCTTGGAATATTCATTACCAGAATTGTTATTGGTCAGCTAGGCGCTGACCCGAAAGATGTCGGTGAAGTTGCCAACCTGGTTGCCGTTGGTGATCTTAATCGTGAGATTACGCTTAAAACTGGCGACACAACCAGCGTCATGGCCGCCATGAAGAAGATGGTGGATACCATAAGGACTCTGGTAGCTGATGCCTCCATGTTATCCGATGCCGCCATCGCCGGTAAATTGGATACCCGTGCCGACGCCTCCAAACACCAGGGCGACTTCCAGAAGATCGTTGTTGGTGTCAATGAGACCCTGGACGCTGTCATCGGACCGTTGAACGTTGCCGCCGAGTATGTCGACCGGATCGCCAAAGGCGACATCCCTCCCAAAATTACCGATCAATACAGCGGTGACTTCAACGAGATCAAAAACAATCTCAATCAGGCGATAGATGCCGTCAACGCTCTTGTTGCCGACGCCAACATGCTGAGTCAGGCGGCTGTAGCCGGAAAACTAGATACTCGCGCCGATGCCTCCAAGCATCATGGGGACTTCAAAGCAATTGTTTCCGGCGTCAACGACTGCCTCGACTCCGTCATTGGACCACTGAACGTTGCTGCCGAGTACGTCGATCGGATCGCCAAAGGCGACATTCCGCCGAAGATTACCGATAGCTACCATGGCGACTTTAATGAAATCAAGAACAACCTGAATCAAGCCATAGACGCCGTCAACGCGCTGGTAGCAGACGCCAACATGCTATCCGCCGCCGCAGTAGCAGGCAAGCTTGACACCAGGGCCGACGCCTCCAAGCACCAGGGGGACTTCAAAGCCATCGTGTCCGGGGTCAACGACTGTCTCGACTCCGTCATCGGGCCACTGAACGTAGCTGCAGAGTATGTAGATAGGATCAGCAAAGGCGACATCCCAGCGAAGATCACCGATAACTACAACGGCGACTTCAACGCAATCAAGAATAACCTGAACAATTGCATCGATATCATGAATAACCTGCTCATTGAAGCGGATAAGGTCATTAAAGCTGCTGCTGATGGTGAAC comes from Geoanaerobacter pelophilus and encodes:
- a CDS encoding MCP four helix bundle domain-containing protein, encoding MQWFYNMKLNAKLMTGFITVAVIAAVIGVIGMINIKKIAAEDEKLYEKVTLPISQLQSISVAFQRIRINVRDLLEASTPAQEKDIADKIKNLRAEIDKESKEFEKTILTEEGRKLFKTFMDTRKAYGVFLEKVSELALANNDRAATIIVNGEMKSAAMAEQDAIEKLVEAKLVQAKLTSENNTKLAGTATTTMIILLGLGVIIAVGLGIFITRIVIGQLGADPKDVGEVANLVAVGDLNREITLKTGDTTSVMAAMKKMVDTIRTLVADASMLSDAAIAGKLDTRADASKHQGDFQKIVVGVNETLDAVIGPLNVAAEYVDRIAKGDIPPKITDQYSGDFNEIKNNLNQAIDAVNALVADANMLSQAAVAGKLDTRADASKHHGDFKAIVSGVNDCLDSVIGPLNVAAEYVDRIAKGDIPPKITDSYHGDFNEIKNNLNQAIDAVNALVADANMLSAAAVAGKLDTRADASKHQGDFKAIVSGVNDCLDSVIGPLNVAAEYVDRISKGDIPAKITDNYNGDFNAIKNNLNNCIDIMNNLLIEADKVIKAAADGELDKRADATLFVGGWKQLVTGVNEIVTNIVNPLMVTADYVDKVSKGEIPPSITDEYKGQYNIIKGNLNAVVKMMNELLEQTNIIIQAAAEGQLDKRANAELFAGGWHKLVSGVNDTISNIVNPLMVTADYVDKVSKGIMPPIITDEYKGQYNIIKNNLNILIDANTRITAAAREVASG